A window of Fuerstiella sp. contains these coding sequences:
- a CDS encoding M48 family metallopeptidase, with amino-acid sequence MSETKPRIQKWTPVCLIILVAIAVWLVRSEGEKNRKAFEKASTDLKQEIRDAPGRSVKAAAKEVVRLPGQILDEIRDGVLDDSSSAETDAKGDPTFDDKVDSETRQRDASDFVSDVFKLGQTITKTVDNVGQEVLALSVEDEKRIGGQLHDLIRKQHKVLRSDGQATQLNRLAKPLLQSCKRPGIDYTFTVLDSPEINAFSHVGGYVYVNTGLLEFVGGDVELEFVLGHEIAHVELKHCTRNLTYAARASELAGELGETLVQIAYHLVAVGYSEDQEFAADKWAFRQMIALGRDQDKALALPRRFAEKEKREGRSKERPRSRAPADTVVQEIDNHFRTHPAAAERLRRLKGLNVTSDGRRDGRE; translated from the coding sequence ATGTCGGAAACAAAACCACGCATTCAAAAATGGACGCCGGTGTGTCTGATCATTCTGGTCGCAATCGCTGTCTGGCTGGTTCGCAGCGAAGGTGAGAAAAACCGCAAGGCCTTCGAGAAAGCGAGCACCGATCTGAAACAGGAAATCCGAGACGCTCCCGGCAGGTCCGTGAAAGCGGCTGCGAAGGAAGTGGTTCGCTTGCCGGGACAAATTTTGGACGAAATCCGAGACGGCGTCCTGGATGACTCTTCATCCGCAGAGACCGATGCGAAGGGCGACCCGACATTCGACGATAAGGTTGATTCGGAGACCAGGCAGCGTGATGCAAGTGACTTTGTTTCAGATGTTTTCAAGCTGGGCCAAACAATTACCAAGACGGTCGACAACGTTGGGCAGGAAGTCCTGGCATTAAGCGTCGAAGATGAGAAGCGGATCGGTGGTCAGTTGCACGACCTCATTCGCAAACAGCACAAGGTGTTGAGGTCGGACGGCCAGGCAACTCAATTGAACCGACTGGCAAAACCGTTGCTGCAGAGCTGTAAGCGTCCGGGCATTGATTACACGTTCACCGTACTGGATTCACCCGAAATCAATGCATTCTCGCACGTGGGCGGTTACGTCTACGTCAACACAGGATTGCTGGAGTTCGTGGGGGGAGATGTGGAACTTGAGTTTGTGCTGGGGCACGAAATCGCGCATGTCGAACTAAAGCACTGTACGCGCAACCTGACATATGCGGCCCGCGCGTCGGAACTGGCGGGAGAATTGGGCGAAACGTTGGTTCAGATCGCGTACCATCTGGTTGCCGTGGGGTATTCGGAGGACCAGGAATTTGCAGCCGACAAGTGGGCCTTTCGGCAAATGATCGCATTGGGACGTGATCAGGATAAGGCCCTGGCTCTGCCTCGCCGGTTTGCAGAGAAGGAGAAGCGGGAGGGACGCAGCAAAGAACGGCCCAGGTCGCGGGCTCCTGCCGATACCGTCGTCCAGGAAATCGACAATCACTTCCGGACTCATCCTGCCGCCGCCGAACGACTGCGGCGGTTGAAAGGGCTGAACGTCACGTCTGATGGACGTCGCGACGGTAGAGAATAG
- a CDS encoding FHA domain-containing protein has product MDREWIIGSSADCDVVVEAPVVSRQHCRLRQVGDGFLIEDLGSANGTFVNRIQVTTSVSVKRSDRITLGQNVPMPWPDADQDTGAVRTQIIRIGRAPDNDVVIARSAVSSYHAQIILSGDSLVIEDLGSTNGTGIGTPDNHIERSPLSPTDMVFFGSHAVQASELLGRSLPDPRGSQLATADSKESTSGSSKAISFSGREMTFGRSSDCDQVLDFPMISGKHARMIRTGSSIIVEDLDSTNGTFVNGLAIDGSAPVNPGDTISLGSFSFVLTADGSLKKRDFRGDLTLEARSIAIDVPGFRLLDKISLTINPSEFTGLMGPSGAGKTTLMKAMNGYTPPSNGNILLNGEDLYRNYSQFRGQIGYVPQDDIIHSDLTVAEALYFTARLRLPPDFRDREIHNRIKKVLADLDIEHTHNVLIGSPEKKGISGGQRKRVNLAMELLTDPSLLFLDEPTSGLSSEDALSVMKVLRNLADSGKTILLTIHQPSLEIFQLLDNLVVVSRDQESRQPGQMAYYGPAYPDSVKFFNPDGVSDLIPGMFPGPDEVLRGLARGQTDDWVQKYSGSDYQKEFVSKRRRRSAVIQEHSTQTGPTTQRPSIQWRPLVLRCLAIKMKDRANTLILLAQAPIIAILIWQIFGRESSKAMDDGNWLSVAKASTTTVFLLSLSALWFGCSNSIREIVAEWAIYHRERMVNLRIVPYIGSKFAVLGSLCVVQCICLLGIVHWGNGLEGSGLGMLFILVLVSLVGLSIGLLVSALVRTSEAAVAILPLILLPMVMLGGVLMPLHQTSTMMKIASYMMPSRWAFESVLLIESDQRISWTKPIVPGNVEGNKEQDMAETSFPEEDGRTSIFAGIVVLLTMLCVTLYATGAILYRRDVHQT; this is encoded by the coding sequence ATGGACCGCGAATGGATCATTGGCAGTTCTGCGGACTGCGATGTCGTAGTCGAGGCCCCCGTTGTTTCCCGTCAGCATTGCCGTTTGCGACAAGTCGGTGACGGATTTCTGATCGAAGACCTGGGCTCGGCGAACGGTACGTTCGTCAACAGGATCCAGGTGACAACATCGGTTTCAGTCAAGCGATCGGATCGTATCACGCTGGGCCAGAACGTCCCGATGCCCTGGCCGGACGCGGACCAGGATACGGGCGCTGTTAGGACGCAGATCATTCGTATTGGCCGCGCGCCGGATAACGACGTGGTAATCGCTCGTTCGGCGGTTTCTTCTTATCACGCACAGATCATCCTGAGTGGAGATTCTCTCGTCATCGAAGACCTGGGCTCGACCAACGGCACGGGAATTGGAACACCAGACAATCACATCGAACGTTCGCCGCTTTCGCCGACAGACATGGTCTTTTTCGGTTCACACGCGGTTCAGGCCAGCGAACTCTTGGGGCGGTCATTGCCCGATCCACGCGGATCCCAACTTGCGACTGCCGATTCGAAAGAATCAACGTCAGGATCGTCGAAGGCAATTTCCTTCAGTGGCCGAGAGATGACCTTTGGTCGCTCGTCAGATTGCGATCAGGTTCTGGACTTTCCCATGATCTCGGGGAAGCACGCGCGCATGATTCGGACGGGTTCGTCAATCATTGTGGAAGACCTGGATTCCACGAATGGCACGTTCGTCAATGGCCTAGCAATCGACGGATCAGCCCCGGTCAATCCGGGAGACACAATTTCGTTAGGCAGCTTCAGTTTTGTGTTGACCGCGGACGGATCTCTGAAAAAGCGTGATTTTCGTGGCGACCTGACCCTGGAGGCACGATCGATTGCCATCGATGTTCCCGGCTTTCGGTTACTTGACAAGATTTCACTGACAATAAACCCATCGGAGTTCACCGGTTTAATGGGTCCCAGCGGGGCAGGAAAAACGACCCTGATGAAGGCCATGAACGGTTATACGCCACCCAGCAATGGGAACATCCTCTTGAACGGCGAGGATCTCTATCGCAATTACAGCCAGTTCCGCGGTCAGATTGGGTATGTGCCGCAGGACGACATCATCCACTCGGATCTGACCGTTGCCGAGGCTCTGTATTTCACGGCCCGCCTGCGGCTGCCACCTGATTTTCGAGATCGTGAAATTCATAACCGGATCAAGAAGGTACTGGCCGATCTGGACATTGAACACACGCACAACGTACTGATCGGTTCGCCCGAAAAAAAAGGCATCAGTGGCGGCCAGCGCAAGCGAGTCAATCTCGCCATGGAGCTGTTGACCGACCCATCACTTTTGTTTCTCGACGAACCGACGTCGGGACTTTCCTCCGAAGATGCGCTGAGCGTTATGAAGGTCCTTCGCAACTTGGCAGATTCCGGAAAAACGATTTTGCTTACGATCCACCAGCCCAGTCTGGAGATCTTTCAACTGCTTGATAACCTGGTCGTCGTTTCCAGGGACCAGGAGTCGAGGCAGCCAGGACAGATGGCTTACTACGGACCGGCCTATCCTGACTCCGTTAAATTTTTCAATCCAGATGGAGTGTCCGACCTGATTCCCGGAATGTTCCCAGGACCTGACGAGGTGCTGCGGGGACTGGCGCGTGGTCAGACAGACGACTGGGTGCAGAAGTACTCCGGATCGGATTATCAAAAGGAATTCGTGTCGAAACGGCGCCGTAGATCCGCCGTCATTCAAGAGCACTCGACTCAAACCGGCCCGACCACTCAACGTCCATCAATCCAGTGGCGGCCGCTCGTTCTGCGCTGCCTGGCCATCAAGATGAAGGACAGGGCCAATACGCTCATTCTCCTCGCGCAGGCACCAATCATCGCGATCTTGATCTGGCAGATCTTCGGGCGCGAGTCGAGCAAGGCGATGGACGACGGGAATTGGCTAAGCGTAGCCAAGGCCTCCACCACCACAGTGTTTCTGCTTTCCCTGTCAGCACTCTGGTTTGGTTGCTCTAACTCCATTCGCGAAATTGTTGCGGAGTGGGCCATCTATCATCGCGAGCGGATGGTCAACCTGCGGATCGTGCCATACATCGGTTCGAAGTTCGCGGTTCTGGGCTCCCTGTGCGTGGTCCAGTGCATCTGCCTGCTGGGCATCGTTCACTGGGGCAACGGCCTGGAAGGCTCCGGGCTGGGCATGCTGTTCATCCTGGTATTAGTGTCGCTGGTCGGCCTGTCGATCGGGCTGTTGGTTTCGGCACTGGTCCGCACGTCAGAAGCTGCCGTCGCAATTCTCCCGTTGATCCTCCTGCCCATGGTCATGCTCGGTGGTGTCCTGATGCCCCTGCACCAGACGAGCACAATGATGAAAATCGCGTCATATATGATGCCCTCTCGATGGGCATTCGAGAGCGTACTGCTCATCGAATCCGATCAGAGAATCTCCTGGACGAAGCCGATAGTTCCAGGGAACGTCGAAGGCAACAAAGAACAGGACATGGCGGAGACGTCCTTCCCCGAAGAAGACGGACGCACCAGCATCTTTGCCGGGATCGTGGTGCTACTGACCATGCTATGCGTCACGCTCTATGCCACGGGCGCTATTCTCTACCGTCGCGACGTCCATCAGACGTGA
- a CDS encoding SUMF1/EgtB/PvdO family nonheme iron enzyme encodes MNSQKVVPQEIPVATVEDLFDQLAISSSPADFLSKFTVIQSDHGDAAVRLAEQELAQPIKSDVSPEESEVLVRRQANAAILLLKLDKPQSVWPLLKQSPDPGLRSSIINWLGPRGGDVQTVISRYEQESEVSVRRALLLCLGEFELSDSARQPLIDKLLDVYRNDPEAGVHAAAEWLLRRWYAAEQLVMIDEELAQTGGQFLTVDDNARDWFINGQGQTFAALDGGEFQMGSAETEAHHQEDENLHRRVIEGRFAIGVKEVTFAQWRTFSSQAGLTDDESVSGSDDSPVVNVTWFQAVHYCNWLSEREGIPEDQWCYEANADGVYGPGMKSHDNFWERGGYRLPTESEWEYACRAGSVTSYNYGNTNDLLSRYAWHGEISGDYPHPVGLLKPNDFGLFDMHGNVLEWCSDWYGEYPDEVVRDRKGPLQGSDRVLRGGSWISNARYCRSAFRIYYAPVNRYINLGFRVCLSPSGAGGR; translated from the coding sequence GTGAACTCACAGAAGGTGGTACCTCAGGAAATCCCGGTCGCGACTGTTGAAGACTTGTTTGATCAGCTGGCAATTTCGTCGAGTCCTGCCGATTTTCTGTCAAAATTCACCGTGATACAAAGCGATCACGGTGATGCGGCCGTACGTCTGGCGGAACAGGAACTTGCTCAGCCGATTAAGAGCGATGTCAGTCCGGAAGAATCCGAAGTATTGGTTCGTCGTCAGGCCAATGCGGCAATCCTGCTGTTGAAACTGGATAAGCCACAGTCGGTGTGGCCTTTGCTGAAACAGAGTCCGGATCCCGGTCTCCGCAGTTCTATTATCAATTGGCTGGGCCCGCGGGGAGGTGATGTGCAGACTGTCATCTCCCGCTATGAACAGGAATCGGAAGTGAGCGTCCGGCGTGCGCTGCTGCTTTGTCTGGGGGAGTTTGAGTTATCGGATTCGGCTCGTCAGCCACTGATCGACAAACTGCTGGATGTTTACAGGAACGATCCGGAAGCGGGTGTTCATGCAGCGGCCGAATGGCTGCTGCGTCGGTGGTATGCGGCGGAACAACTGGTGATGATTGATGAAGAGCTTGCTCAGACCGGTGGACAATTTTTGACGGTCGATGACAACGCCCGCGACTGGTTTATCAATGGCCAGGGGCAGACGTTTGCCGCGCTTGATGGCGGTGAATTTCAGATGGGATCTGCGGAAACGGAAGCTCACCATCAAGAAGATGAAAATTTGCACCGTCGTGTGATTGAAGGTCGATTTGCGATAGGTGTGAAAGAAGTGACGTTCGCCCAGTGGCGCACGTTCAGCAGTCAGGCGGGTCTGACGGATGATGAGTCTGTCAGTGGCAGCGATGACTCACCGGTGGTGAATGTAACCTGGTTTCAGGCCGTCCATTACTGCAACTGGCTAAGCGAGCGGGAAGGGATTCCAGAGGATCAGTGGTGTTACGAAGCGAATGCTGACGGTGTTTACGGTCCGGGAATGAAATCTCATGATAATTTTTGGGAGCGGGGCGGTTACCGCTTACCGACGGAGTCGGAATGGGAATATGCGTGTCGAGCGGGTTCAGTGACCAGTTATAACTACGGCAATACGAACGACCTGTTGTCGAGGTATGCCTGGCACGGGGAGATTAGTGGAGATTATCCCCATCCTGTGGGTCTGCTGAAGCCGAACGACTTTGGTCTGTTCGATATGCATGGGAATGTGTTGGAGTGGTGCTCGGACTGGTATGGTGAATATCCGGACGAAGTTGTCCGTGATCGCAAGGGACCTTTGCAGGGTTCGGACCGGGTGCTCCGGGGTGGCAGCTGGATCAGCAACGCCAGGTATTGCCGTTCAGCGTTCCGCATCTACTATGCGCCGGTCAACCGTTACATCAACCTGGGCTTTCGTGTGTGTCTGAGTCCGTCGGGGGCCGGAGGCCGGTAA
- a CDS encoding HRDC domain-containing protein: MALRFFTIPVQADDDAAQELNSFLNAHKVLSVERHFVDQGVNSFWAICVDFFAGESKKSPVASRGRSQVDYKEILSSDEFTVFSELRRIRKAISQKEAVPVYAIFTNEQLAQMVQRRCRSKTALLNIEGIGEGRVEKYGSQILEVLCVQLSPDDETNEPAVSTDT; the protein is encoded by the coding sequence ATGGCCTTACGTTTTTTCACGATTCCAGTTCAGGCAGACGATGATGCAGCTCAGGAGCTGAACTCGTTTCTGAACGCTCATAAAGTGTTATCAGTGGAACGGCACTTCGTTGACCAGGGTGTGAACTCCTTTTGGGCCATCTGTGTTGATTTCTTCGCAGGCGAATCGAAAAAGTCTCCAGTGGCGTCGCGGGGGCGAAGTCAGGTCGACTACAAAGAAATCCTGTCGTCCGATGAATTCACCGTGTTTTCGGAACTGCGACGAATTCGTAAAGCGATCTCGCAGAAAGAAGCAGTTCCGGTGTATGCCATTTTTACGAATGAGCAGCTCGCTCAGATGGTGCAGCGACGCTGTCGGTCAAAAACAGCGTTGCTGAACATCGAGGGAATCGGAGAGGGACGCGTTGAAAAGTATGGCAGTCAGATTCTTGAAGTTCTTTGCGTTCAATTAAGTCCGGACGATGAAACGAACGAGCCAGCTGTTTCCACAGATACCTAA
- a CDS encoding bifunctional serine/threonine-protein kinase/formylglycine-generating enzyme family protein produces the protein MSSQDAHGWIGQTLAERYHVTEKLGAGGMGTVYKASDIRLVTDVVIKVPHPMMIRDAEFAARFHLEIRSLVKLSHPNIVKALDVGVHDGLPFAVMQYLSGGSLEDRVRPCRPAEVAAWLPDVAAALDFLHSEGLVHRDIKPDNILFDASGRAYLGDFGIAKVLAESEESDAKRLTGTGTLIGTAEYMAPEMLIPSAYQEAYNERIDQYSLGVTVYEQLSGRPPFRGNTMAEVVVLLATKPATLLHNRNSDIPELVSRVVGRSLFKKPDRRYASCLAFSESFASAVSGEAEPAVGKPSSPRRKTDAPAAARRQATQFERPGKSVARPRTPTVPESSPPPVRQSTVREAAVRRTLAETQPERGETIREKRPPAVEESVKAPLQKNWSSRNKVVLWLVGGVICLSVPVLAILIGFVFGNVHPNGPNDSSPVVTSDQQTDQDAERKRLADQDAARKREADQQSEKAAAVLVPNPDPPAVLSQVPTSTSPEVENSIPEMENSIGMELKLLLGGTFMMGEGGAAHQVILTKPFYLGVYEVTQTQYERVMGNNPSKFKGQSNPVEQVSWDDAVEFCRKLSSLPGEKSAGRVYRLPTEAEWEYACRAGTTTAYSFGDNQSHLTEYGWFRENSGRTTHAVGKKKPNPWGLFDMHGNVYEWCQDRYGTYPDGPVTDPMVPASGSTAVRRGGGWSYYASACSSSYRISNWPDKRPSALGFRVVLSPAAQEHTGAMSSRRSTSHSSSHVGAYGHPAVATQVKFTGQPGMVIGWKVSDGWANDQLISGSRFDFPQNAVYQLKFTGFSMEGYEGLQLYPTLEVRGTDPNTREYLEHSVVPVEVTEEDLEHVIHNNMVTKVIYLPDPKHQSRAIAAVETLISTRLAPGIDPVQQAERMGSILVVLRFGNKDLEMPTAVMAANGTFATEDSGDTGAERKRLADQDTSDQQTDPVKTNSIGMQLKFLPGGTFSMGSDSGDSDERLHQVTLTQPFYMGVSEVTQEQYERVMGTNPSHFKGAKHPVEQVSWDDAVSFCRMLSSLPAEKSAGRVYRLPTEAEWEYACRAGTTTEYSFSDRDSRLDEYAWFADNSGKTTHPVGRQRANGWGLYDMHGNVWEWCSDWYGEYPSGSVRNPSGPSSGSFRVFRGGCWFYAARNCRSANRDNSAPDDRYRDLGFRLVLSPSAAGGAR, from the coding sequence ATGTCGTCCCAGGACGCTCACGGCTGGATCGGCCAGACGCTGGCCGAGCGTTATCACGTCACCGAGAAACTCGGTGCCGGAGGCATGGGGACCGTCTACAAGGCCAGCGACATACGGTTGGTCACCGACGTGGTCATCAAAGTCCCGCACCCGATGATGATCAGGGATGCCGAGTTTGCCGCTCGTTTTCACCTGGAGATCCGCTCACTGGTCAAGCTGTCGCACCCGAACATCGTCAAGGCGCTGGACGTTGGTGTGCATGACGGTTTGCCGTTTGCGGTGATGCAGTACCTTTCCGGGGGCAGCCTGGAAGATCGCGTCCGTCCCTGCCGCCCGGCGGAGGTCGCGGCCTGGTTACCCGACGTAGCGGCTGCGTTGGATTTTCTGCACTCGGAAGGTCTGGTCCACCGGGACATCAAACCCGACAACATTCTGTTCGATGCGTCGGGTCGCGCGTACCTAGGCGATTTCGGCATCGCCAAGGTGCTGGCCGAGAGTGAGGAGTCGGACGCGAAGCGGCTGACCGGCACCGGGACCCTGATCGGTACGGCGGAATACATGGCGCCGGAGATGCTGATTCCATCGGCCTATCAGGAAGCGTACAACGAACGAATTGATCAGTACTCGTTGGGAGTGACCGTGTATGAGCAGTTGTCGGGTCGTCCGCCGTTTCGTGGAAATACGATGGCGGAGGTGGTCGTACTTTTGGCGACAAAGCCGGCCACGCTGCTGCACAATCGGAATTCCGACATTCCGGAGTTGGTATCCCGTGTGGTGGGTCGGTCGTTATTCAAGAAGCCGGATCGTCGTTACGCGAGCTGTCTGGCGTTTTCAGAATCGTTTGCATCGGCTGTAAGCGGGGAAGCGGAGCCGGCCGTGGGAAAACCATCGTCCCCCCGTCGCAAGACGGATGCTCCGGCTGCGGCCAGGCGGCAAGCGACGCAGTTTGAGCGGCCGGGCAAGTCTGTTGCGCGTCCACGCACCCCGACGGTTCCGGAATCGTCACCACCTCCCGTGCGGCAGTCAACCGTGCGTGAGGCTGCCGTGCGGCGTACTCTTGCGGAAACACAGCCAGAACGTGGAGAGACCATCCGGGAGAAGCGGCCGCCAGCAGTTGAGGAGTCTGTCAAAGCACCATTACAGAAAAACTGGTCGTCGCGCAACAAAGTGGTTCTCTGGTTGGTTGGCGGTGTGATCTGCTTAAGTGTACCGGTCCTCGCCATTCTGATCGGCTTTGTTTTCGGGAACGTGCATCCGAATGGTCCCAACGACTCGAGCCCGGTAGTCACTTCCGACCAGCAAACGGATCAGGACGCCGAGAGGAAACGCCTGGCAGATCAGGACGCCGCGAGGAAACGCGAGGCAGATCAGCAATCCGAGAAAGCAGCCGCCGTATTGGTACCGAACCCCGATCCGCCCGCTGTGTTGTCTCAGGTTCCGACTTCGACATCGCCAGAGGTCGAGAACTCCATACCAGAGATGGAGAACTCCATCGGCATGGAGTTGAAGCTTCTTCTTGGTGGAACATTCATGATGGGCGAAGGTGGTGCTGCCCATCAGGTGATATTAACGAAGCCGTTTTATCTTGGTGTGTACGAGGTAACCCAGACGCAATATGAGCGGGTGATGGGTAACAACCCGAGTAAATTCAAGGGGCAAAGCAATCCTGTGGAGCAAGTGTCTTGGGATGACGCGGTAGAGTTCTGCCGCAAGTTGTCCTCGTTGCCTGGGGAAAAGTCAGCTGGTCGCGTGTATCGATTGCCGACAGAAGCAGAATGGGAATACGCCTGCCGTGCGGGGACGACGACGGCATACAGTTTTGGCGACAACCAGAGTCATCTGACCGAATACGGTTGGTTTAGAGAGAACTCGGGGAGAACCACGCATGCGGTTGGCAAAAAGAAACCAAACCCATGGGGTTTGTTCGATATGCACGGCAACGTTTATGAGTGGTGTCAGGATCGATACGGGACTTATCCGGATGGGCCAGTGACAGATCCCATGGTCCCCGCGTCTGGCTCGACGGCCGTGCGACGGGGCGGAGGCTGGTCCTACTATGCGTCCGCTTGTAGTTCGTCTTACCGTATCAGTAACTGGCCGGACAAACGGCCCTCCGCCCTGGGCTTCCGCGTGGTCCTGAGTCCGGCTGCACAGGAGCATACTGGTGCAATGAGTTCTCGCAGGAGTACGTCCCACTCGAGTTCCCATGTGGGTGCTTATGGACACCCGGCTGTGGCGACTCAGGTGAAATTTACCGGACAGCCAGGAATGGTTATTGGCTGGAAAGTGTCCGACGGCTGGGCCAATGACCAGTTGATCTCCGGAAGTCGCTTCGATTTTCCGCAAAATGCAGTCTACCAGCTGAAGTTCACTGGCTTCTCCATGGAGGGCTACGAGGGACTCCAGTTGTACCCAACACTTGAAGTTCGTGGCACAGATCCGAACACTCGGGAATACCTCGAACACAGCGTTGTACCGGTTGAAGTCACCGAAGAAGATCTGGAACACGTCATCCATAACAATATGGTGACAAAGGTCATCTATCTACCGGATCCAAAACATCAGTCCCGAGCGATTGCCGCTGTGGAAACATTGATTTCCACCAGGCTCGCCCCAGGCATCGACCCGGTTCAACAGGCTGAACGCATGGGCTCCATTCTGGTTGTGCTGCGATTCGGCAACAAGGATTTGGAAATGCCAACGGCCGTGATGGCTGCAAACGGCACTTTTGCGACCGAGGATAGCGGCGATACGGGCGCCGAGAGGAAACGGCTGGCAGATCAGGACACTTCCGACCAGCAAACGGATCCCGTAAAGACGAATTCCATCGGTATGCAGTTGAAGTTTCTTCCTGGTGGGACATTTAGTATGGGATCAGATTCAGGAGACAGTGATGAACGTCTTCATCAGGTGACTCTCACGCAGCCGTTTTACATGGGCGTCTCCGAAGTAACGCAGGAGCAGTACGAGCGGGTGATGGGCACCAACCCAAGTCACTTCAAAGGTGCAAAGCATCCAGTTGAGCAGGTGAGTTGGGATGACGCGGTGTCGTTCTGCCGGATGTTGTCCTCGTTGCCTGCGGAAAAGTCTGCGGGTCGAGTGTATCGATTACCGACGGAGGCAGAATGGGAATACGCATGCCGAGCGGGAACGACCACGGAATACAGTTTCAGTGACCGTGATTCGCGATTGGACGAATACGCGTGGTTTGCAGACAACTCTGGTAAGACGACCCATCCGGTTGGTCGACAGCGCGCGAATGGTTGGGGCTTGTACGACATGCATGGGAACGTGTGGGAGTGGTGTAGTGACTGGTACGGGGAATACCCAAGTGGCTCTGTGAGGAATCCCAGCGGACCGTCTTCGGGCTCGTTCCGGGTGTTCCGGGGCGGTTGCTGGTTCTACGCCGCCAGGAATTGCCGGTCGGCGAACCGCGACAACAGCGCGCCGGACGACCGCTACCGCGACCTGGGCTTCCGCTTGGTCCTGAGTCCGTCCGCCGCCGGAGGCGCGAGATGA
- a CDS encoding RNA-directed DNA polymerase, with product MKRTSQLFPQIPKRNNLRLAFYRAARGKRDRSVVRQFAKKLDRNLENMSEQLLAGVVPVGQYRQFVIRDPKERVITAPCFSERVLHHAIINICEPYFERWLIKDTYACRRGKGREAAINRASVFSRRHRWFSQLDVRKYFDNISHQRLLCLLRRRFKDLPLLALMRRIIVAFRGESGRGLPIGSLTSQHFANLYLGHVDRYAKEQLQLPGYVRYMDDMVLWHDDRKQLERITQKCTQYLKENLDLDVKPPILNRTDFGINFLGCRVFPTHTILSRRSRIRWRRKLQDVQRQWAQGLISEHGLQQRLNSLTAFGVAANTQSWHFRSTVLEQFQVDDHERLEPGEPGR from the coding sequence ATGAAACGAACGAGCCAGCTGTTTCCACAGATACCTAAAAGAAACAACCTGCGGCTCGCATTCTATCGTGCGGCTCGCGGAAAACGCGATCGCTCTGTCGTTCGTCAGTTCGCAAAGAAACTGGACAGAAACCTTGAGAACATGTCGGAACAATTGCTCGCCGGCGTCGTTCCCGTTGGACAGTACCGGCAGTTTGTGATTCGCGATCCGAAAGAGCGCGTGATCACTGCTCCCTGTTTTTCGGAACGCGTTCTGCATCACGCGATTATCAATATCTGCGAGCCGTACTTCGAACGATGGCTGATCAAAGACACGTATGCCTGCCGCCGAGGCAAAGGTCGCGAAGCCGCAATAAACAGAGCGAGTGTGTTTTCCCGCAGGCACCGTTGGTTTTCACAGTTGGATGTCAGGAAATATTTTGACAACATTTCGCATCAGCGACTGCTGTGCCTGCTGCGCCGACGATTCAAAGACCTTCCACTGCTGGCCCTGATGCGACGCATCATTGTCGCATTTCGCGGGGAATCCGGGCGTGGATTACCAATTGGCAGTTTGACATCACAGCATTTTGCCAACCTGTATCTGGGGCACGTTGACCGGTATGCCAAAGAACAACTGCAACTGCCAGGTTATGTGCGATACATGGATGACATGGTCTTGTGGCACGATGATCGAAAACAACTGGAACGGATCACACAGAAATGCACGCAATACCTGAAGGAAAATCTGGATTTGGATGTCAAGCCGCCGATCCTGAACCGTACTGACTTTGGAATCAATTTTCTGGGCTGCCGAGTGTTTCCGACGCACACGATTCTCAGCCGTCGCAGCAGGATTCGCTGGCGGCGAAAGCTACAAGACGTGCAACGCCAGTGGGCACAGGGATTGATCAGTGAACACGGGCTGCAACAACGCCTCAACTCTCTGACGGCCTTCGGTGTCGCCGCAAATACGCAGAGTTGGCATTTCCGTTCAACAGTGTTAGAACAGTTTCAGGTGGACGATCATGAAAGGCTCGAACCGGGTGAACCGGGGCGGTAG